In Primulina eburnea isolate SZY01 chromosome 14, ASM2296580v1, whole genome shotgun sequence, the following proteins share a genomic window:
- the LOC140812355 gene encoding probable indole-3-pyruvate monooxygenase YUCCA7 has product MDHCDQPSMARKFERDDYFSGRCIIVNGPVIVGAGPSGLAVCACLRKQEVPFVILEKDDCIASLWQNRTYDRLKLHLPKQFCELPFIPFPQNLPQYPTKHQFIEYLEDYAKHFKIDPRFNESVQSARYDETCGMWRVKTVKRNDSRVEYICRWLVVASGENAEKVVPEFEGFEEFQGNVIHASDYKTGDVYRGKRVLVVGCGNSGMEICLDLCHHNAIPFMVVRSPVHVLPREILGKSTFELAVTLSKWMPLWIVDKILLSAARLILGNTQKYGLNRPSLGPLQLKNSEGKTPVLDTGTLSRIKSGDIKIVPGINKFLHGGVEFVNGEVLEIDSVILATGYTSNVPSWLKENELFSGDGFPNGWKGKSGLYAVGFARNGISGAALDAIKVAQDINEMWRKETKRKNHSIGVSCHQRC; this is encoded by the exons ATGGACCATTGTGATCAACCGAGCATGGCTCGAAAATTCGAACGAGATGATTATTTTTCGGGCCGTTGCATAATCGTGAACGGTCCGGTAATTGTCGGCGCAGGCCCCTCAGGTCTAGCGGTCTGTGCTTGCCTTAGGAAACAAGAAGTCCCCTTTGTGATTCTTGAAAAAGATGACTGTATTGCCTCGCTGTGGCAGAACCGGACGTATGATCGTCTGAAGCTTCATCTTCCTAAGCAGTTCTGCGAGCTTCCCTTCATCCCTTTTCCTCAGAACCTGCCGCAATACCCCACGAAACATCAGTTCATCGAATACCTCGAAGATTACGCCAAGCATTTTAAGATTGATCCAAGATTCAATGAGTCGGTCCAGTCCGCGAGGTACGATGAAACGTGCGGCATGTGGCGTGTGAAGACGGTGAAGAGGAATGATTCGAGGGTCGAGTACATATGCAGGTGGCTTGTGGTGGCTTCTGGAGAGAATGCGGAGAAAGTTGTGCCGGAGTTCGAAGGATTTGAGGAGTTCCAGGGGAATGTGATCCACGCTTCTGATTATAAAACGGGGGATGTTTACAGGGGAAAGCGTGTTTTGGTTGTTGGCTGTGGCAATTCTGGGATGGAAATTTGCCTTGATCTTTGCCATCATAATGCGATTCCATTCATGGTGGTTCGCAGTCCT gtccATGTCTTGCCAAGGGAAATCTTGGGAAAATCAACCTTTGAGTTGGCAGTTACATTATCAAAATGGATGCCACTTTGGATTGTGGATAAAATACTGCTGTCAGCAGCAAGATTGATTCTTGGGAACACACAAAAGTATGGCTTAAACAGGCCAAGTTTGGGCCCTTTGCAGCTCAAGAACAGCGAAGGCAAAACACCAGTTCTGGACACAGGCACACTTTCAAGAATTAAATCTGGTGATATCAAAATAGTTCCAGGGATCAACAAGTTTTTGCATGGAGGAGTTGAGTTTGTCAATGGTGAAGTTCTCGAAATCGACTCTGTTATTTTGGCCACCGGGTATACTAGCAATGTTCCATCATGGTTAAAG GAGAATGAACTATTTTCTGGAGACGGATTCCCAAATGGATGGAAAGGAAAATCCGGACTTTACGCGGTCGGATTCGCTAGAAATGGTATATCTGGTGCGGCGCTTGACGCGATCAAAGTAGCACAAGATATCAACGAAATGTGGAGGAAAGAAACGAAGCGAAAAAACCATTCGATTGGCGTCTCGTGCCACCAAAGATGTTAG